The proteins below come from a single Crossiella sp. CA-258035 genomic window:
- a CDS encoding YafY family protein, whose translation MRASRLLSLLLLLQTRGRLTAQELAEELDVSVRTVYRDVESLSSAGVPVYADRGPAGGYQLLDGYRTRLTGLTSTEAGALALAGLPEQAAELGLGTVLAAARLKLDAALPPSLREGAHHVRDRFHLDAPGWFADADRPPHLQALATAVWEQRPVKITYRRYRQPDRESVVHPLGLVLKAGTWYLVAEADRVRTYRANRISAAEVQDTPFTRPPEFDLSDYWQQWSAEFQSTVYKGEARIRVSPKAMRGIFTAGPVVAAKVRGTEPGPDGWREVVVPIETHEIAQSDFLRYGPEIEVLEPAELRESIARAAEEMVTRYRGGGR comes from the coding sequence GTGCGCGCCTCCCGACTGCTGTCGCTGCTCCTGCTGCTCCAGACCAGGGGCCGGCTCACCGCGCAGGAGCTGGCCGAGGAGCTGGACGTCTCGGTCCGCACCGTCTACCGCGACGTGGAGTCGCTGAGCAGCGCGGGCGTCCCGGTCTACGCCGACCGCGGCCCGGCGGGCGGCTACCAGCTGCTGGACGGCTACCGCACCCGCCTCACCGGCCTGACCAGCACCGAGGCCGGCGCGCTCGCCCTGGCCGGGCTGCCGGAGCAGGCCGCCGAACTGGGCCTGGGCACCGTGCTGGCCGCCGCCCGCCTCAAGCTCGACGCCGCCCTGCCGCCCAGCCTGCGCGAGGGCGCCCACCACGTCCGCGACCGCTTCCACCTGGACGCCCCCGGCTGGTTCGCCGACGCCGACCGCCCGCCGCACCTGCAGGCGCTGGCCACCGCGGTCTGGGAGCAACGCCCGGTCAAGATCACCTACCGCCGCTACCGCCAGCCCGACCGCGAGTCCGTGGTGCACCCGCTCGGCCTGGTGCTCAAGGCGGGCACCTGGTACCTGGTCGCCGAGGCCGACCGGGTGCGCACCTACCGCGCCAACCGGATCAGCGCCGCCGAGGTCCAGGACACCCCGTTCACCCGCCCGCCCGAGTTCGACCTCAGCGACTACTGGCAGCAGTGGTCAGCCGAGTTCCAGTCCACTGTGTACAAAGGTGAGGCCCGGATCCGGGTGTCTCCCAAGGCGATGCGCGGGATCTTCACCGCGGGCCCGGTGGTGGCCGCGAAGGTCCGCGGCACCGAACCGGGCCCGGACGGCTGGCGCGAGGTGGTGGTCCCGATCGAGACCCACGAGATCGCCCAGTCCGACTTCCTGCGCTACGGCCCGGAAATCGAGGTCCTGGAACCCGCGGAGCTCCGCGAGTCCATCGCCAGGGCCGCCGAGGAGATGGTCACGCGGTACCGGGGCGGCGGGCGATGA
- the ilvD gene encoding dihydroxy-acid dehydratase, protein MADLKPRSRDVTDGLERAAARGMLRAVGFSDADWEKPQIGVASSWNEITPCNLSLDRLAAAVKEGVHAAEGFPLQFGTISVSDGISMGHEGMHFSLVSREVIADSVETVMGAERLDGSVLLAGCDKSLPGMLMAAARLDLAAVFLYAGSIMPGRATMSDGTEREVTLIDAFEAVGACARGLMSRADVDAIERAVCPTEGACGGMYTANTMASAAEALGMSLPGSAAPPAVDRRRDGYARRSGEAVVELLRRGITARDILTKPAFDNAIAVVMALGGSTNAVLHLLAIAHEAEVELTLDDFTRIGAKVPHLGDLKPFGRHVMYDVDRIGGIPVVLKLLLEAGLLNGDALTVTGRTMAENLAELNAPAPDGQVIRALANPIHPTGGITILRGTLAPDGAVVKSAGFDETVFEGTARVFEGERAAMDALENGTITAGDVVVIRYEGPKGGPGMREMLAITGAIKGAGLGKDVLLLTDGRFSGGTTGLCVGHVAPEAVDGGPIAFIRDGDRIRLDVAEGRLDLSVTEEELAARRVGWQPRQHGYARGVLAKYARLVGSASTGAVCG, encoded by the coding sequence ATGGCCGATCTGAAACCGCGCAGCCGGGATGTCACCGATGGTCTGGAACGGGCGGCCGCGCGCGGCATGCTGCGCGCCGTGGGCTTCTCCGACGCGGACTGGGAGAAGCCGCAGATCGGGGTCGCCTCCTCCTGGAACGAGATCACCCCCTGCAACTTGTCACTGGACAGATTGGCCGCGGCGGTCAAGGAGGGCGTGCACGCGGCCGAGGGTTTCCCGTTGCAGTTCGGCACGATCTCGGTCTCCGACGGGATCTCCATGGGCCACGAGGGCATGCACTTCTCGCTGGTGTCCCGGGAGGTGATCGCGGACTCGGTGGAGACGGTGATGGGCGCCGAGCGGCTGGACGGCTCGGTGCTGCTGGCCGGGTGCGACAAGTCGCTGCCGGGGATGCTGATGGCCGCGGCGCGGCTGGACCTGGCCGCGGTGTTCCTGTACGCGGGCTCGATCATGCCGGGCCGGGCCACCATGTCCGACGGCACCGAGCGCGAGGTGACCCTGATCGACGCCTTCGAGGCGGTCGGGGCGTGCGCGCGCGGGCTGATGAGCCGCGCGGACGTGGACGCGATCGAACGCGCGGTGTGCCCGACCGAGGGCGCCTGTGGCGGCATGTACACCGCGAACACCATGGCCAGCGCGGCCGAGGCCCTCGGCATGTCACTGCCGGGCTCGGCCGCGCCCCCCGCGGTGGACCGGCGGCGGGACGGCTACGCCCGCCGCTCCGGCGAGGCGGTGGTGGAGCTGCTCCGGCGGGGCATCACCGCCCGCGACATCCTGACCAAGCCCGCGTTCGACAACGCCATCGCGGTGGTGATGGCCCTCGGCGGCTCCACCAACGCGGTGCTGCACCTGCTGGCCATCGCGCACGAGGCCGAGGTCGAGCTGACCCTGGACGACTTCACCCGCATCGGCGCGAAAGTTCCCCACCTGGGCGACCTCAAGCCGTTCGGGCGACACGTGATGTACGACGTGGACCGCATCGGCGGCATCCCGGTGGTGCTCAAGCTCCTGCTGGAAGCGGGCCTGCTCAACGGCGACGCGCTCACCGTCACCGGCCGCACCATGGCCGAGAACCTGGCCGAGCTCAACGCCCCCGCCCCCGACGGCCAGGTCATCCGCGCCTTGGCCAACCCCATCCACCCCACCGGCGGCATCACCATCCTGCGCGGCACCCTGGCCCCCGACGGCGCGGTGGTGAAGTCCGCGGGCTTCGACGAAACCGTCTTCGAGGGCACCGCCCGCGTCTTCGAGGGCGAACGCGCCGCCATGGACGCCCTGGAAAACGGCACCATCACCGCGGGCGACGTGGTGGTGATCAGGTACGAGGGCCCCAAGGGCGGCCCCGGCATGCGCGAGATGCTGGCCATCACCGGCGCGATCAAGGGCGCGGGCCTGGGCAAGGACGTGCTGCTGCTGACCGACGGCCGCTTCTCCGGCGGCACCACGGGCCTGTGCGTCGGCCACGTGGCGCCGGAAGCGGTCGACGGCGGCCCGATCGCCTTCATCCGCGACGGCGACCGGATCCGCCTGGACGTGGCCGAGGGCCGCCTGGACCTGTCGGTGACCGAGGAGGAGCTGGCCGCCCGGCGGGTGGGGTGGCAGCCGCGGCAGCACGGGTACGCGCGGGGTGTGCTGGCCAAGTACGCCAGGCTGGTCGGGTCGGCGAGCACCGGGGCGGTCTGCGGCTAG
- a CDS encoding Rid family detoxifying hydrolase encodes MRKAVNAPGAVAVGPYSHAVDADPFVHLSGQTPIGPDGKLVQGSVGEQTRQCFANLFAVLAAAGLTPDDVVKCTVFLTDMADFAEMNAVYAEQFAEPFPARTTIGVAGLPLGAAVEIELIARRPGTA; translated from the coding sequence ATGAGGAAAGCCGTCAACGCTCCAGGAGCCGTGGCCGTCGGGCCGTATTCGCACGCCGTGGACGCCGATCCGTTCGTCCACCTGTCCGGCCAGACCCCGATCGGCCCGGACGGGAAGCTCGTCCAAGGCTCGGTCGGCGAGCAGACCCGGCAGTGCTTCGCGAACCTGTTCGCGGTGCTGGCCGCCGCCGGGCTGACCCCGGACGATGTGGTGAAGTGCACCGTGTTCCTGACCGACATGGCCGATTTCGCCGAGATGAACGCGGTCTACGCCGAGCAGTTCGCCGAGCCGTTCCCGGCGCGCACCACCATCGGCGTGGCGGGGCTGCCGCTGGGGGCCGCGGTGGAGATCGAGCTCATCGCCCGCCGCCCCGGTACCGCGTGA
- a CDS encoding pyridoxamine 5'-phosphate oxidase family protein, giving the protein MRWQDFEQAAPVLAGLARERFEQDQLVLLGTVRRDGSPRISAVECDFTGADFCVGMMTPSTKLADLLRDPRVTAHSLPPGKENPLGDVKIYGRVVELTGPAKAVYEEAIFARLAWRPPEPYHCFAFDVLSAGFVRFEEDGRRWRAWREGEAEREEFRVEQLA; this is encoded by the coding sequence ATGCGATGGCAGGACTTCGAGCAGGCGGCCCCGGTACTGGCGGGGCTGGCCAGAGAGCGGTTCGAGCAGGACCAGCTGGTGTTGCTGGGCACGGTGCGGCGGGACGGGTCGCCGCGGATCAGCGCGGTGGAGTGCGACTTCACCGGGGCCGACTTCTGCGTCGGCATGATGACCCCGTCGACCAAGCTCGCCGACCTGCTGCGGGATCCGCGGGTCACGGCGCACTCGCTGCCGCCGGGCAAGGAGAACCCGCTGGGCGATGTGAAGATCTACGGACGGGTGGTCGAGCTGACCGGCCCGGCCAAGGCGGTCTACGAGGAGGCGATCTTCGCCCGGCTCGCGTGGCGTCCGCCGGAGCCGTACCACTGCTTCGCCTTCGACGTGCTCTCCGCCGGGTTCGTCCGGTTCGAGGAGGACGGGCGGCGCTGGCGGGCCTGGCGCGAGGGCGAGGCGGAGCGGGAGGAGTTCCGCGTGGAACAGCTGGCGTGA
- a CDS encoding ATP-binding protein, which yields MGSDSATAITFAQVQKLVRQAGDSKAVEAVDRLAAVGLLALGVAVTPGALSLLGAKNEVSKLGQVVARKLLGRGEGNFLARARRMAAANYLITFTAFFDALEAELPEFLAEVALTEADRLQLAGASAGDRVTLSLPHPVDPVLSTAQRQAYHQLLSTQFMVFAQGLAVRERVPGARQRELSEGIRRATEAAEEVYQAQLLRLMTSSPEFCAWTMRRDHARAEGIDLGLRALAATVEAMTPAARADRVATALSAEYADKLAAPVFGDGAHDGLTYPAKADAFVPQAFKVLRCGNGDRLEHEPSWAAAAVRSDLGDFLLRYLGSPHSTEHPLLVLGHPGSGKSLLTEVLAARLAAPAFTVVRVELRDIDPEQDLQDQLELQLKRDTGLTQPWPDLAESRVDSPPLVILDGYDELLQANGKVFADYLSRVHGFQVREARHGRPLRVLVTSRITLIDKAAVPPGSTVLRLLEFDAPRRETWARIWNEHNARRFQVPGSPALVELAEQPLLLLMLAIYDATVRPLAAATELDRTQLYHSLITEFVRRERAKDPADRCADDLSTMVEADVESLGVAAIGMFNRHAVHILAQDLNADLAYFNRSRTMPEGGGRRLSQAELLVGSFFFIHESRGQVENAKAYEFLHNTFGEFLAADFLLRQVIRETATVRSLGGDPDRARLSGDWFACLTHAPLHTRPMLLQLLREWARHRVTPADIEALDVLTHHQLHGVLYSTDAFLPTPGDSPLARKPLLERLALYSLNLVLLRAALSDGEYKLPETLIGPEAQRPWDQLTHLWRTCFSWEALSAIAGIQIATREGTTITLRLQQEFRTPQATGRLHTVFNAASALADHLTLGLAGIPTVEADPERRMLDYIERSLQQEGIDLSGRFTVLRARAEPSLLTDSDWPAKELVHDSRPPEHVYAALPLLRDSPHTLPKPNVLRLAACVTAVSRAEASALVEFCARAEPVALDWLLQHHGVDSIARSIMAGAPWAAPVLNALAAPGTTRERTQLLKHLTTLSTYHARPLYAETAVALASFASATEAWWLCRWALTDLPGPLFSLPQGTFDELARLVVDDNRRELARVRVAIANQVASEISPLRALIADGREPLPRFAQIARITGPHHGVTEHVLRCMSSVQLADIRGQHPCRNASVVLRAVRENYRLAEAQRVLAILLPSGCDLLKQLGLMPFDRYRDELSLRYLRDLMWVADIREDDATQQLLAKSLRAHGRR from the coding sequence ATGGGGTCGGACAGTGCTACCGCGATCACCTTCGCCCAGGTTCAGAAGCTGGTGCGGCAGGCGGGGGACAGCAAGGCGGTGGAGGCGGTGGACCGGCTGGCCGCGGTCGGGCTGCTGGCGCTCGGGGTGGCGGTGACGCCGGGGGCGTTGTCGCTGCTCGGGGCGAAGAACGAGGTCAGCAAGCTGGGGCAGGTGGTGGCGCGCAAGCTGCTCGGGCGGGGCGAGGGGAACTTCCTGGCGCGGGCGCGGCGGATGGCCGCGGCGAACTACCTGATCACCTTCACCGCCTTCTTCGACGCGCTGGAGGCCGAGCTGCCCGAGTTCCTGGCCGAGGTGGCGCTGACCGAGGCGGACCGGCTCCAGCTCGCCGGCGCCAGTGCCGGCGACCGGGTGACGCTGTCCCTGCCGCACCCGGTTGATCCGGTGCTCTCCACCGCGCAGCGCCAGGCCTACCACCAGCTGCTGAGCACCCAGTTCATGGTCTTCGCCCAGGGTCTGGCGGTGCGGGAACGGGTGCCGGGAGCGCGGCAGCGGGAGCTGTCGGAGGGCATCCGGCGGGCCACCGAGGCGGCCGAGGAGGTCTACCAGGCGCAGCTGCTGCGCCTGATGACGAGCAGTCCGGAGTTCTGCGCGTGGACCATGCGGCGGGACCACGCCCGCGCCGAGGGCATCGACCTGGGGTTGCGCGCACTGGCGGCCACCGTCGAGGCGATGACCCCGGCGGCCCGCGCGGACCGGGTGGCCACGGCGCTGTCCGCGGAGTACGCGGACAAGCTGGCCGCGCCGGTCTTCGGCGACGGCGCGCACGACGGGCTGACCTACCCGGCCAAGGCGGATGCCTTCGTGCCACAGGCGTTCAAGGTGCTCCGCTGCGGCAACGGCGACCGGCTCGAACACGAGCCGTCCTGGGCGGCGGCCGCGGTGCGGTCGGATCTCGGCGACTTCCTGTTGCGCTACCTGGGTTCCCCGCACAGCACCGAGCACCCGCTGCTCGTGCTCGGCCACCCGGGTTCCGGCAAGTCACTGCTGACCGAGGTGCTCGCCGCCCGGCTGGCCGCGCCCGCGTTCACCGTGGTGCGGGTGGAGCTGCGCGACATCGACCCGGAACAGGACCTGCAGGACCAGTTGGAGCTCCAGCTCAAGCGGGACACCGGCCTGACCCAGCCGTGGCCGGACCTCGCTGAGTCCAGAGTGGACAGTCCACCGCTGGTGATCCTGGATGGCTACGACGAACTGTTGCAGGCCAACGGAAAGGTCTTCGCCGACTACCTCTCCCGCGTGCACGGCTTCCAGGTCCGCGAGGCCCGGCACGGCCGCCCGCTGCGGGTCCTGGTGACCAGCCGGATCACCCTGATCGACAAGGCCGCGGTGCCGCCGGGCAGCACCGTGCTGCGGCTGCTGGAGTTCGACGCGCCGCGCCGGGAGACCTGGGCCCGGATCTGGAACGAGCACAACGCCCGCCGGTTCCAGGTGCCCGGCTCCCCCGCCCTGGTCGAACTGGCCGAGCAACCGCTGCTGCTGCTCATGCTGGCCATCTACGACGCCACCGTGCGACCACTGGCCGCCGCCACCGAGCTGGACCGGACCCAGCTGTACCACAGCCTCATCACCGAGTTCGTCCGCCGCGAACGCGCCAAGGACCCGGCCGACCGCTGCGCCGATGATCTGTCCACAATGGTCGAAGCGGACGTGGAAAGCCTTGGTGTGGCCGCGATCGGCATGTTCAACCGGCATGCGGTGCACATCCTCGCCCAGGACCTGAACGCGGACCTGGCCTACTTCAACCGCTCCAGGACCATGCCCGAGGGCGGCGGCAGACGCCTCTCCCAGGCCGAGCTGCTGGTGGGCAGCTTCTTCTTCATCCACGAGTCCCGCGGCCAGGTCGAGAACGCCAAGGCGTACGAGTTCCTGCACAACACCTTCGGCGAGTTCCTGGCCGCCGACTTCCTGCTGCGCCAGGTGATCCGCGAAACCGCGACCGTCCGCTCCCTGGGCGGCGACCCGGATCGCGCCCGCCTCTCCGGCGACTGGTTCGCCTGCCTCACCCACGCCCCGCTGCACACCCGCCCCATGCTGCTGCAACTACTGCGCGAGTGGGCCCGGCACCGCGTCACCCCCGCCGACATCGAGGCGCTGGACGTCCTCACCCACCACCAGCTGCACGGCGTCCTCTACAGCACGGACGCCTTCCTGCCCACCCCCGGCGACTCCCCGCTGGCCCGCAAGCCGTTGCTGGAGCGCCTCGCGCTGTACAGCCTCAACCTGGTGCTGCTGCGCGCCGCCCTCTCCGACGGCGAGTACAAGCTGCCCGAAACCCTGATCGGCCCCGAAGCCCAGCGCCCCTGGGACCAGCTGACCCACCTGTGGCGGACCTGCTTCTCCTGGGAGGCGCTCAGCGCGATCGCCGGAATCCAGATCGCCACCCGGGAGGGGACGACGATCACGTTGCGGTTGCAGCAGGAGTTCCGCACCCCGCAGGCCACCGGCCGCCTGCACACCGTGTTCAACGCGGCCAGCGCACTCGCCGACCACCTGACCTTGGGCCTGGCCGGGATTCCCACGGTGGAAGCCGATCCGGAACGCCGGATGCTCGACTACATCGAGCGCAGCCTGCAACAGGAAGGCATCGACCTCAGCGGTCGGTTCACCGTGCTGCGAGCCCGCGCCGAACCGAGCCTGCTGACCGACTCGGACTGGCCCGCCAAGGAGCTCGTCCACGATTCCCGGCCGCCGGAACACGTCTACGCCGCACTGCCGCTGCTGCGCGACTCCCCGCACACCTTGCCCAAGCCGAACGTGCTCCGGCTGGCCGCCTGCGTCACCGCGGTCAGCCGTGCCGAGGCCAGCGCCCTCGTCGAGTTCTGTGCCCGAGCTGAACCGGTCGCACTGGACTGGTTGCTCCAGCACCACGGTGTCGACAGCATTGCCCGGTCCATCATGGCCGGCGCGCCCTGGGCCGCGCCGGTGCTCAACGCCTTGGCCGCGCCGGGAACCACGCGGGAACGCACCCAGTTGCTGAAACACCTCACCACCCTGTCGACGTACCACGCTCGGCCGCTGTACGCCGAAACCGCGGTGGCGCTGGCCAGCTTCGCGAGTGCGACCGAGGCGTGGTGGCTGTGCCGATGGGCGTTGACCGACCTGCCCGGGCCGCTGTTCTCCCTGCCGCAAGGCACGTTCGACGAACTCGCCCGGCTAGTGGTCGACGACAACCGTCGCGAACTGGCCAGGGTCCGGGTCGCCATCGCGAACCAGGTCGCCAGCGAGATCTCACCGCTGCGTGCGCTGATCGCCGACGGTCGAGAACCTTTGCCGCGCTTCGCCCAGATCGCCCGGATCACCGGTCCGCACCACGGCGTCACCGAACACGTTCTTCGTTGTATGTCCTCAGTTCAGCTCGCTGACATCCGAGGCCAGCACCCGTGCCGGAACGCAAGCGTGGTGCTCAGGGCGGTACGGGAGAACTACCGCCTGGCCGAGGCCCAGCGCGTGCTCGCGATATTGTTGCCGAGTGGCTGTGACCTGCTGAAGCAACTCGGGCTCATGCCGTTCGACCGGTACCGCGACGAGCTGAGCCTGCGCTACCTCCGCGACCTGATGTGGGTCGCGGACATCCGCGAGGACGACGCGACTCAGCAACTGCTGGCGAAATCGCTACGAGCACACGGGAGACGGTGA